A genome region from Cucurbita pepo subsp. pepo cultivar mu-cu-16 chromosome LG02, ASM280686v2, whole genome shotgun sequence includes the following:
- the LOC111788385 gene encoding uncharacterized protein LOC111788385: protein MEYIGEAGDVGCFGWRYSTAVKHAELKWAEKGPRRRGERAPRRGCGGGGGGVTNSMSMMSASQSPWAPATTSVDISAVYSSRFAAMSSPHSPAHRHHLPF from the exons atgga GTACATAGGGGAGGCAGGAGATGTGGGGTGCTTCGGTTGGAGGTACTCAACTGCGGTGAAGCATGCAGAGCTTAAGTGGGCGGAGAAAGGGCCTCGCcggagaggagagagagcCCCACGGAGAGGgtgcggcggcggtggcggtgggGTAACGAACTCCATGAGTATGATGTCGGCAAGTCAGAGCCCATGGGCACCGGCCACAACCAGTGTGGATATTTCCGCCGTTTACAGCTCTCGTTTCGCCGCCATGTCGTCCCCTCATTCTCCGGCTCACCGCCACCATTTACCGTTTTAG